In Nerophis ophidion isolate RoL-2023_Sa linkage group LG12, RoL_Noph_v1.0, whole genome shotgun sequence, a single window of DNA contains:
- the fibina gene encoding fin bud initiation factor a, with protein sequence MDPLVLIVLTCLPLGSAVYNGPLQAEISNGTFHHFYVPDGDYEDTEDPEKCQMVFRFSDGSPCSIAEEESDAIVREDLILARLQGEDAARLLESIGRTVANDLDGEDSYGRFLRREISQIGEAFSGVDKSLEELEVKFKQSQESDLREEQLLSSFVLKQVGDVKDTLRDTKDISAGLSDKQELLSLIVRSHGSRLSRLKTQYLNPGS encoded by the coding sequence ATGGATCCTCTGGTGCTCATCGTGCTCACATGTCTGCCCCTCGGCTCTGCAGTCTACAACGGGCCACTCCAAGCCGAGATATCCAACGGCACCTTCCACCATTTCTACGTCCCGGACGGCGACTATGAGGACACAGAGGACCCGGAGAAGTGCCAGATGGTCTTTAGGTTCTCGGACGGATCACCATGCTCAATCGCAGAGGAGGAGAGCGACGCTATTGTGCGGGAGGATCTcatcctcgcccgcctgcagggGGAGGACGCCGCTCGGCTGCTGGAGAGCATCGGGCGGACTGTGGCCAATGACCTGGACGGAGAGGACAGCTACGGACGCTTCCTCCGGAGGGAGATCTCTCAAATCGGAGAGGCTTTCTCCGGCGTGGACAAATCTCTGGAGGAGCTGGAGGTGAAGTTCAAGCAAAGTCAGGAGAGCGATCTGAGAGAGGAGCAGCTACTCAGCAGCTTTGTGCTCAAACAAGTGGGGGACGTGAAGGACACCCTGAGGGACACCAAGGACATCTCAGCTGGACTGAGTGACAAACAGGAGCTTCTGTCTCTTATTGTTCGCAGCCATGGGAGCAGACTGAGCCGTCTTAAAACACAGTATCTCAACCCAGGATCATAG